A window of Synergistaceae bacterium genomic DNA:
AGCAGGACGGAAATCGATTTGAAGCGTCCGTGGTCAGGTGAATTTTTGTTCACTATCGCAGCATCTCCCGGTCAGTCGTATTGGATGCGGGGGTCGATCCATGTGTAGAGCAGGTCCACCAGCAGATTGAGCATGACGTAAACGAAGGCGATAAACAGGACGCAGCCCTGAACCACGGGATAGTCGCGCTGGGAAATCCCCGTCAGAACCAGCTGTCCCAGACCGGGTATGGAAAAGATCTGCTCGATGACCACCGTTCCCCCCAAAAGGGTCCCCACCTGCATCCCCGACAGGGTCACAATGGGAATGCAGGCGTTTTTCAGAGCGTGGCGAAAAACCGTCACCCTTTCGGGAGCGCCCCGGCCCCGCACGGCCCGGATAAAATCCTGCCGCAGAACCTCCAGGACGGAGGATCGGGTCATGCGCATCACCGCCCCCGCCATGGTGGCCCCAAGGATCAAGGCGGGCAGAACCATAATCTCCAGGTTCGCCCGCAGATCTTCCATCGGGGACAGGTACTTCACCGGCGTAAAGTATCCGAAGGCCTTCGACAGCAGCAGAATGAGCAGCATGG
This region includes:
- a CDS encoding ABC transporter permease, which gives rise to MRGYILRRLLTLVPVLTGISLCVFLVMKLVPGDVVSGILGVEQTPELRAAWEKKLGLDQPAPVQYLKWMGNVLRGNFGESFRTGAPVFPEILNRFKITAELAFLACLASLLMAIPLGILSALRRNRPLDKAVRVLALLGVSVPNFASAMLLILLLSKAFGYFTPVKYLSPMEDLRANLEIMVLPALILGATMAGAVMRMTRSSVLEVLRQDFIRAVRGRGAPERVTVFRHALKNACIPIVTLSGMQVGTLLGGTVVIEQIFSIPGLGQLVLTGISQRDYPVVQGCVLFIAFVYVMLNLLVDLLYTWIDPRIQYD